A region of Rhodoferax potami DNA encodes the following proteins:
- a CDS encoding retropepsin-like aspartic protease family protein, translated as MRTAARFLFALLLAPAVWGQTVAINGTLGDKALLIVDGGFPKSVALGATHMGVKVVSMQGDTVVVEVAGKKMSLRVGDAPANVGTGAGQPASGNRVVLAAGPGGHFMSDGQINGRIVRFMVDTGATAVSISAAEADRIGLKYQNGDRVQMNTANGVVPGWRMTLNNVRLGDVSVSGVDAVITPASMPYVLLGNSFLGRFQMNRTNDQMILDRRF; from the coding sequence ATGCGCACCGCCGCCCGCTTTCTGTTTGCCCTGTTGCTGGCCCCCGCTGTCTGGGGCCAGACGGTCGCCATTAACGGAACGCTGGGCGACAAGGCGCTGCTGATTGTGGATGGCGGCTTTCCCAAAAGTGTGGCCCTAGGGGCCACCCACATGGGTGTCAAGGTAGTGTCCATGCAGGGCGACACGGTCGTGGTCGAAGTTGCCGGCAAAAAAATGTCCCTCCGGGTTGGCGATGCGCCTGCGAATGTGGGCACCGGGGCAGGCCAGCCGGCGAGCGGCAACCGGGTTGTGCTGGCGGCGGGGCCGGGTGGTCACTTTATGTCGGATGGCCAGATCAATGGACGTATCGTGCGGTTCATGGTGGATACCGGCGCTACCGCTGTGTCTATCAGCGCGGCCGAAGCCGACCGTATCGGGCTCAAGTACCAAAACGGTGACCGTGTGCAAATGAACACTGCCAACGGCGTAGTGCCCGGATGGCGCATGACACTAAACAACGTCCGCTTGGGCGATGTGTCAGTCAGCGGCGTAGATGCCGTCATCACACCGGCTTCGATGCCCTATGTGCTGCTAGGCAATAGCTTTTTGGGCCGTTTCCAGATGAACCGGACCAACGATCAGATGATTTTAGACAGGCGTTTTTGA